Proteins from a single region of Enoplosus armatus isolate fEnoArm2 chromosome 6, fEnoArm2.hap1, whole genome shotgun sequence:
- the LOC139286102 gene encoding solute carrier organic anion transporter family member 1C1-like, translating into MKKMDNTATDSWTLGNNPTSSSAVKNSCHPNLKTFLAALSFAYFAKALSGSYMKSTITQLERRFDIPSYLIGIIDGSFEIGNLLVIAFVSYFGAKLHRPKIIAIGCILMSFGTFLIAMPHFIIGRYKIETSARSSMNSTNTLSPCPASSPESTRAGDRPSILPSRGCERESSVSMWTYLFLGNVLRGIGETPVQPLGISYIDDYAQSENAALYIGCVQTISIIGPVFGYLLGSLCAKIYVDVGYVDMETVTITPGDARWVGAWWLGYLIAGTVTLMSAVPFWFLPKSLPMPVDKHDTSCTAEQTRFIRDSPTMEHKFRPEEPANLHQMAKEFVPTLKSLLGNPVYIIYLCVTIIQFNSLIGMVTYKPKYIEQHYGQSASKANFLMGTINIPAVALGMFSGGVVMKKYKLGIMGAAKFAFGTSLLGYFLSLFFLAMGCENSKVAGITVSYTGVEGLSYEERSLFSDCNSGCLCSQWEWDPVCGENGITYVSPCSAGCTSSTGSGRNTVFDNCRCVALADAHPGNLTATLGQCPLRDSCDKIFPYFLALSVLSSFIISLGGTPGFVLLVRCIKPELKSLALGIHTLATRTLAGIPAPIYFGAIIDTTCLKWGYKMCGGKGACRIYNTSAYRIVYLGLTLGLRTVSFFLCISGFALLKRHIKREEKCALTNGSTELESLKKEENSSIHCEQFIQALDRNPDRETRL; encoded by the exons ATGAAGAAAATGGACAACACAGCCACAGATAGCTGGACTCTAGGCAACAACcctacctcctcctctgcagtgaaGAACTCCTGCCACCCCAATCTAAAG ACGTTCCTTGCAGCCTTGTCCTTTGCCTACTTTGCCAAGGCTTTATCTGGCAGCTACATGAAGAGCACAATTACACAACTAGAAAGGCGATTTGACATCCCCAGTTATCTGATCGGCATCATAGACGGGAGCTTTGAAATAG GGAATTTGTTGGTTATTGCCTTTGTGAGCTATTTTGGGGCCAAACTACACCGACCCAAGATCATAGCAATCGGATGTATTTTGATGTCATTTGGGACCTTCTTGATCGCCATGCCTCATTTCATCATTGGCCG CTATAAGATTGAAACATCAGCTAGATCTTCAATGAATTCAACCAATACCCTCTCTCCATGTCCAGCAAGCTCACCTGAGTCCACCAGGGCAGGTGACAGACCCTCTATACTGCCCTCTAGAG GCTGTGAGCGAGAGTCCAGTGTATCGATGTGGACCTATTTGTTTCTGGGAAACGTCCTGCGTGGGATTGGAGAGACTCCAGTACAGCCTTTGGGAATCTCCTATATTGACGATTATGCACAGTCCGAGAATGCCGCCCTCTATATTG GATGTGTCCAAACCATCTCAATTATTGGTCCTGTCTTTGGGTACCTGCTGGGGTCGCTGTGTGCAAAGATATATGTTGACGTTGGCTATGTGGACATGG AGACAGTGACTATTACCCCTGGAGATGCCCGCTGGGTGGGTGCATGGTGGCTGGGCTACCTCATCGCTGGTACCGTCACCCTCATGTCTGCTGTTCCGTTCTGGTTTCTGCCTAAATCACTGCCCATGCCTGTGGACAAACACGACACCAGCTGCACTGCAGAGCAAACCAGGTTTATCAGAGATTCCCCGACCATGGAGCACAAGTTCAGACCTGAGGAGCCGGCTAATTTGCATCAGATGGCCAAAG AATTTGTGCCTACATTGAAGAGTCTCCTTGGAAATCCTGTGTACATCATCTACTTATGCGTGACCATCATTCAGTTCAACTCTCTCATTGGGATGGTCACCTACAAACCCAAATACATTGAACAACACTATGGCCAGTCAGCATCCAAAGCCAATTTTCTCATGG GCACGATCAACATCCCGGCTGTGGCCCTTGGGATGTTCTCTGGAGGGGTTGTCATGAAGAAGTACAAGCTGGGTATCATGGGAGCAGCTAAATTTGCCTTTGGGACCTCCTTATTGGGCTACTTCCTGTCGCTTTTTTTCTTAGCCATGGGCTGTGAGAACTCCAAGGTGGCAGGCATCACAGTTTCATATACTGG AGTGGAAGGCTTGTCTTATGAGGAGCGGTCTCTCTTCTCTGACTGTAATTCGGGTTGCTTGTGCTCACAATGGGAGTGGGATCCAGTGTGTGGAGAGAACGGGATCACCTATGTGTCCCCGTGCTCGGCTGGATGCACCTCCTCCACTGGCTCTGGCAGAAATACG GTGTTTGACAATTGCAGGTGTGTAGCGCTGGCTGATGCCCACCCAGGCAACCTGACGGCCACTCTGGGCCAGTGTCCACTGAGAGACAGCTGTGACAAAATCTTTCCTTACTTCCtggctctgtctgtcctcagctCCTTCATCATCTCTCTTGGGGGAACACCTGGCTTCGTGCTGCTTGTCAG GTGCATTAAGCCCGAGCTGAAATCCCTCGCTCTTGGAATCCACACGTTGGCCACTCGCACTCTTG CTGGAATACCTGCCCCTATATACTTCGGAGCCATAATCGACACAACATGCCTCAAATGGGGATACAAGATGTGTGGAGGAAAAGGAGCATGCAGAATATATAACACCTCAGCATACAG GATAGTGTATCTGGGCCTGACATTGGGCTTGAGGACAGTCTCCTTCTTCCTTTGTATTTCAGGCTTTGCTTTACTCAAAAGACATATTAAGAGGGAGGAGAAATGTGCTCTGACCAATGGGAGTACAGAGTTGGAGTCACtaaagaaagaggagaacagCTCCATACACTGTGAGCAGTTTATACAGGCCTTGGACCGCAATCCTGACAGAGAGACCCGCTTGTGA
- the LOC139286878 gene encoding B-cell receptor-associated protein 29-like: protein MTLQWTAVAFFLYAEIAVNIILCIPFISAQRWRLVFNWRIWNWLSPYWNKCFFTMIMVLIVLFLDAAREVQKYSGPEPMHDAKVNPNVYDHVHMKLFRAQRNLYISGFSLFLWLIMRRVVTLLNQVAVTLENSAGLQAQMDSAVKAAKQHQDDNLMLKHALLDEERSMSAKNQQLQLEVEKLADQVKAAEEAVRKSHAEVEAMKRQAKGLAQEYDRLLTEHHQLQNLQSAADKKDQ from the exons atgactctccagtggacagCTGTGGCTTTCTTCCTCTATGCAGAGATAGCAGTCAACATCATCTTGTGTATACCCTTCATATCAGCACAGAG ATGGCGTTTGGTTTTCAACTGGAGAATATGGAACTGGTTATCTCCATATTGGAACAAATGCTTCTTTACAATGATCATGGTTCTTATTGTTCTTTTCCTCG ATGCGGCCCGTGAGGTGCAGAAGTACTCGGGTCCTGAGCCCATGCACGATGCCAAGGTGAACCCAAATGTGTACGACCATGTCCACATGAAGCTGTTCAGAGCCCAGAGGAACCTCTACATATCaggcttctctctcttcctctggct TATCATGCGTCGGGTTGTCACCTTGCTAAACCAGGTTGCTGTCACCTTGGAGAACAGTGCGGGTCTTCAGGCGCAGATGGACAGTGCTGTCAAAGCAGCCAAGCAGCACCAGGACGACAACCTGATGCTAAAACAC GCTCTGCTGGATGAGGAAAGATCCATGTCAGCAAAAAACCAGCAACTGCAGCTGGAGGTTGAGAAGCTGGCAGATCAAGTGAAGGCTGCTGAGGAGG cTGTGCGCAAGTCTCACGCTGAGGTGGAGGCCATGAAGAGGCAGGCCAAAGGTCTGGCACAGGAGTATGACAGATTATTGACTGAACACCATCAACTCCAg AATCTCCAGAGTGCTGCAGACAAAAAGGATCAGTAA